DNA from Gramella sp. MAR_2010_147:
GAGAAATAAATTTCTTGTAGAATTGAACCAAGGCGGTTATTAGGTAACCAAAGTAGCGGTTCAGCATCGTGGAGCTTATTTTACGGAAAAAGAAGTACCTTCCTTACCGTCTTTAAGTTGAATTCCTAACTCCTGCAACTGATCTCTTATTTGATCACTTAAAGCAAAGTTCTTATTCACTCTTGCTTCTGCTCTTAGTTTTATTAAAAGTTCAATGGTCCCGGCTAATTTTTCTTCACCATTCTCATTTCCCGGAGCTGCATCAACCAGTCCAAGAATGTCAAACATAAATGCGTTCATTGTAGTTTTGAACTCCTCTTTATCAGTTTCGGTAATAGAAATAGAGCCGTCTTTAATCCCGTTAATAAGCTTAACGGCATCAAATAATTTAGCGATAAGAATGGGGCTGTTAAAGTCATCATTCATCGCATCATAGCAGGATTGTTTCCAGTCTTTTAAATTAAAATCTGAATTTTCTGAAACCGGTAGCTCGTCAATCGCGTAATATGCCTCCATCAAACGGTTAAAGCCTTTCTCGCTACCTGTTAATGCATCACTTGAAAAATCAAGTATGCTACGGTAATGAGCCTGAAGAACAAAGAACCTCACCACATTTGGTGAGAATGCCTTTGTAAGCACATCGTTATTTCCAGAAAATATTTCCTCTGGAAGAATAAAATTACCTGTACTTTTTGCCATTTTCTTCCCGTTAAGGGTAAGCATGTTTGCATGCAGCCAGTAATTCACTGGAGATTTTCCGGTAGCAGCTTCTCCCTGTGCGATCTCACATTCGTGATGGGGAAATTTTAGATCCATTCCGCCACCATGAATATCAAATTCTTCACCTAAATATTTAGTGCTCATCACCGTACATTCCAGGTGCCATCCGGGGAATCCGTCGCTCCAGGGCGATGGCCACCTCATAATATGTTGTGGCTCTGCTTTTTTCCATAGTGCAAAATCCTGCGGATTTCTTTTATCACTTTGGGCTGAAAGTTCACGGGTATTGGCGATCATATCTTCAATCGCCCTTCCGCTTAGTCTTCCGTATGAATGTTCTTTATTGAATTTAATCACATCAAAATAAACCGATCCGTTTGCTTCGTAAGCAAAACCATTGTCAAGAATGGTTTTAATGATCTCTATTTGTTCAACGATATGCCCCGTAGCCGTTGGTTCGATGCTGGGAGGAAAGTTGTTGAACTTATTCAGAATATTATGAAAATCAACAGTATATTTTTGAACCACTTCCATAGGTTCAATTTGTTCCAGCCTGGCTTTTTTAGCAATTCTGTCTTCACCGCTATCGGCATCATTTTCAAGATGGCCGGCATCGGTAATGTTTCTCACATAACGTACTTTATAGCCAAGATGTTTAAGGTATCTAAAAACAAGATCAAACGAGATAAATGTTCTGCAGTTTCCTAAATGTACATTGCTGTAAACTGTAGGTCCGCATACGTACATGCCTACATTTCCTTCATTTATCGGGGTGAAAATTTCCTTTTCACCGCTCATTGAATTATAAAGTTTCAGGCTTTGTTCCTGGTAAAGCGCCATGTAATAAATGTATTTTGATTTATTAGAACGATGTGTCTAATTTAATATAATCAAGAAATTCTCTTCTAACTTCTTTCTTTTTAAATGACCCTCCAAATTCGCTGGTAACGGTGCTGCTTTCAATATCACGAATTCCTCTACTGTTTACGCAAAGGTGTTTAGCATCTACCACACAGGCGACATCAGGGGTGCCTAAAACATTTTGAAGTTCATGTACAATTTGCATCGTCATTCGCTCCTGTACCTGAGGTCTTTTTGCAAAATAATCTACAATTCTGTTCATTTTAGAAAGTCCCACTACAGTTCCGTTAGAAATGTACGCAACGTGGGCTTTTCCAACGATTGGAAGAAGATGATGCTCACAGGTAGAATAAACAGTAATGTTTTTCTCTACCAGCATTTCACCGTATTTATATTTATTTTCGAAAGTCGAGGCTTTCGGTTTTCTTTTAGGGTGCAGGCCTGAAAAAATTTCATTTATGAACATTTTGGCTACTCGCTGCGGGGTGCCTTTCAAGCTATCATCTTCAAGATCTAAACCTAAAGTATTAAGGATGCTTTTCACATCTTTTTTAATAAGGTCAATTTTTTCTTCATCACTTAAATGGAACGCATCTTCTCTTAATGGATTGTTTGCGCTGCTCCCTGCATGGGCATCGCCCATCTCTTCAATTTCATTCAAAATCTTATCTACTTTCATGCTTTTTGCAATAATAGTCGGTAAAAACCGTATTGGCTTGCAAAGATACATATTTATAAGGTTTTGGCCTTAGTCAAAATTAGATAAGCCTTAACTGGCTATTTAGACATTATTTCCTAATTTACACGAGTTAAGATGTTGTTTGGAATGAGAATAATTAAAATATTATTGATCTTTCTGCCAGGGCTATTTTTTGTTGATTCAATAAATGCTCAGGGAACAAGGTGTGCCGATATTGAGCCGTTTTGCGCCGGAAATGAGCGGTTAACATTTCCAAATGCAAACTTTAGAAACAGCTCACAAACCAATGGAGAGCTGGGGCCTGATTACGGATGTCTTGACGATCAGCCATATCCCGCATGGTTCTTTTTGCAAATTGAAAATCCAGGAGATTTAAGGTTTAGGATATCTCAATATCAAAATGAAAACGGTACTGGTGCAGCACTGGATGTAGATTTTGTAGTATGGGGGCCTTTTGATCGTGAAGCTGATTATTGCTCCGGTACTTCATTAAATGAGGATAAAATTGTTGACTGTAGTTACCTTCCAGATGCTGTAGAATTTATGTCAATTCCGAATGCACAAGCTAACGATATTTATGTAGTGGTAATAACAAACTTTGAGCAAGTGCCGGGGTTTATAAGCCTGGAGCAAACAAATGGGGGACAGGGTTCTACAGATTGTTCAATTCTTGATCTGGATCTGGGAGGAGTTATTTCTGTATGTGATGATGATGAATATTTGCTAGATGGAACAACCGATGAAGATGCAACTTATGAATGGTTTGTTTTTAATCAAACTACTTCTCAATATGAGGCTATTCCTAATGAAAATGGGCCAACATATAATGTTACCCAATCTGGTGACTATAGATTGATAGTGACAGATCCCATTGAAGATAAATCTGAACAAGACGATGTCACAGTAAATTTCTATGATTCCCCAACAATAGGAGAGCTTGACGAGCTTGCTGTTTGTACTGATGATACAGAAATTATCAATTTAAGACAGGCAGCTGAAGACCTAATATCCCCTAATGGAGATTTAGCTAATTATGAAGTGTTTTTTTACGAATCTATTGAAGATGTAGACGAAGCTACACCTATACCATCTCCGCAGACTTATTCTTTTGAATTAGGGAAGACAATTTTTGCACAAGTACGTGATATAGTTAGCGGTTGTTTTTCCCCAACCACATCTTTTGAACTCATAACTTTTGATTTTCCTGAGTATGAGCTTCCTGAAAATTTGATCTTTTGTGTAGATGAAGAGCATAATTTGATAAGTCAGGTATCTATAGGTGAAGACCTGGGGGCTGGATATTTGTACAAATGGTTTGATGGGGATGAATTGATTAGTACATCAGCAATTGTAACTTTTAATGAACTCCCGTTGTCAACAGAAGTAAAGTTAATTATTTCTCATCCCGAATCTGGTTGTGAACTTGAGTTTGAAACCAATCCGGTGCAAGTTTCCCGTCCTGAAATACTGTCGATTTCTATCTCAGGTTCAGATTTTGGGGAGGGTTATACGGTAACTGCCACACCAGAAAATATAATAGGTGAAATTTATGCCGAATTTGAATATAGGCTTGATAATGGCAGTTGGCAGGCGAGTAATATCTTTAATCAAGTGCCGCCGGGTAGTCATGTGGTGGTTGCCAGAGAAATTAATGGTTGTGGAGAAACCGCAAGTGAAAGTTTTTTCCTGGTGGGATACCCTCGTTTTTTTAGTCCTAATTCAGACGGATATAACGATACATGGAATTTAATCACAGATACATTTATAACGATCAAAAAATTATATGTTTTTGATAGATATGGTAAACTCATTCGAGAGTTAAATACTGCTCAGGGTAAGGGTTGGGATGGTACTTACAATGGAAAGCCGCTACCTGCAGACGACTATTGGTTTAGAGTTGAATTTGTAGACGAAAAAACAGGAGACCATCGGGAATACATGTCTAATTTCACCCTGATGAGATAAAAGACACTGTTCAAAAAATCAGTTTTTCGCCAGGCTGAAACAAAATTCAGAATGACTGTTTCTACTACTTTTAAAACAGTTTCGTGTGATTGCTAAATTTGTATTTTATAATCCAAATGTTAGGGATAGAACAACTTTAGAAAGGTCCCTGTTTGTATTTATAGGATCAGTTAAGCCTACGTTATAGATAGGTGTTGCCTCTTCATAACTGGCATTACTATATGCCAGGTCTAAATTGAGACTTCCAAAAGAATAACCAATTCCTCCACTGTAGCCGGTGAGATCACCAACACGAGTGTCATTAACAAATGGACTCTCTTCAAATCTATAACCTGCTCTTAAGCTAAAATTCGCTAGTCGGTATTCTCCGCCAACTCTGTAGGTAGATGCAGCCTTCATACTATTGGAGATAGTGTTATTAAGATCTTGAAAGTCTATATCATTCTCAGGTTTGAATTTTGTATTAGAGTAATCTTTTCTACCGTAGTCAAAGCTTATTAAAGCCTGTTTTCCAAATAAATAAGCTGCGCTAGCTGATATTTTTGAGGGAATCTGAAGACGATATTCAGGATATATATTTACAATTCTGGGAGCAACACTTACAAACTCATCCATGGGACTATTTGTTTCTAAATATTGAGATGTTTCCTCTCTTATGTTAAACCAGGTTGGGGAATCATAGGTTAATCCTACTCTAATATTTTCATTTAATTTTGCGATTCCTCCAAGTTGAAATGAAAATCCGTCTCCGTTGGTGCTTAAGTTATTCCCAAAATAGACCTCGGTGGTTAGGCTTTCCGGGTTATTATTGAATTCGCTGAATTCAGTTGAATTCTCATAATTAATAAAATGGGAGTTCAGGTTAAGTCCTAGGTATAGAAAGTCTTTGAACTGTGTTCCTGCATTAAATGTCAATTTTCCATTTAACCCCGTCGCAGCATAAGCATATCTCTGGTCAAAACTTCCTTCATCAATCAGGGAAAAGTATTCAGTGTTTTCAGGAGCATCACTTTCAGCCTCAATAACAAAGCCCTGATATCCTAAGAAAGCCTGTTGTACGCCAAATCCATAGTTTTCACCTAAAAAGGAATAAAGATCTGAGATATTTTCAGATCCCTGTAGTTGGAGAAGATCCAGAGGAACACCATTCGCATAATTTAGAAAATACTGATCTATAGAATTAGTTGAATTTCCTCTAACGACATAATTTTCTTCAAAATTATTTTGAGTGGAATAATTAAGCCCGAGTGAAATTTTTCTCCAATTGCTATCGCTGCTAGTAGTAAATACAAATACACCCCCAATATTATCCAGGTCTACGTCTGAATTATCACTGGCACTGCGACCATTATTGTAAGAAAAATTATTTTCAAGATTTCTGAAAGACAGGCTTGCCGTAGCGCTGCTCGATAAGAAAACGGCTGAAGAAGCAGGATTAAGCGATATTGCGGAAATATCTCCACCAAGTGCTCCAAAAGCACCACTCATTCCTGTAAATCTTGCAGTTCCCGAAAGCTCTGATGTTGAATAGCGATAGGCATCCTGTAGTGTTTGACCTTCAACACATGAAATTGTTGCTATAAGTGCAATAAGGGATAGTATTCTTTTCATTGATTATATTTTTATAAAAAAACCTTACAGGTTCAATCCTGTAAGGTTCAATTGTAGATTCATTAATTTTTATTGACCTCCGCCACGGCCACCTCTTGATGAGGATCTTCCACCAGAACTTCTTGTGGTGCCTGAGCTTCTGCTTAAACTACTTGAGCTTCTCACTGAACCGGATCTTGAAGAACTTGAACTTCTTCTTGAACTGGACGAGCGATATGTGCTGTTGCTACTTCTGGAAGATCTTTCATAAGTAGGGGAACTGCTTCTATTGCTACCAGTATCGTAACTTCTGGCAGGCGCGGTTCTTCGGCTTGTTCTTGTGTACACCCTGGCATCACTATCTCCGGCGCTACTTCGAACTCTGGAGGTTCCGTAATCTGAAGATCTGGAATTTCTTATATCTCTAATTCGTTGAGAATAGGAATTTCTTCGGCTAGGTCCTTCGCTATAAGTCGCTCTGGAATTTCTTCTACCATTATTATGTGCAACACGGGTATTATAAGGATTGTAGTAATCGTAATTGTTGTAATAGTGTGGGTAATATGGATTATAATATGGCCCAAAACCACCGTAACCGTAACGATGACCAAAACCAAACCCGAAATTTAGACCAAATCCTATATTCCATCTGGATCCACCATAGGCGTAAGGTCCGTATCCTCCCCAGAAGTTTCCTGGCCAGTAAGGATCATACCAGCCACCGTAATGATGAGGGAATCCAAAACCATAACCATATCTCCACGGGGAATAAAACCCTCCGTAAAAACCATTATTATATATGTTTACCGTATAGGTATCTGGATCTTGGCCCCAAGGAGCATTTCCACCAACATAGGCCACGTCACCACCAATTTCAGAGTAATTTTCATACCTGTCATTAGAGCTATAGCTGTCTACATCAGTAAAAACAGCGCTTTCAAGAACTTCTCCAACCATTTCAGATTGTTCAGAAAAAAGATTCTTATAATAAGAGTTATTACTGTTAGGTCTAACTTCCGTTGCCTCTTGTTCTGGCTGTTCAAGGATTCCTGGTCTGGATTCTCCATAAATTCCATCGGCTTCGTACCCTGAATATTGATAGGAACCACAGGAAACCAATGCGAAAACAGCCATCGGCGCGAGCAGAAGACTTAATTTATTT
Protein-coding regions in this window:
- the folE gene encoding GTP cyclohydrolase I FolE, translated to MKVDKILNEIEEMGDAHAGSSANNPLREDAFHLSDEEKIDLIKKDVKSILNTLGLDLEDDSLKGTPQRVAKMFINEIFSGLHPKRKPKASTFENKYKYGEMLVEKNITVYSTCEHHLLPIVGKAHVAYISNGTVVGLSKMNRIVDYFAKRPQVQERMTMQIVHELQNVLGTPDVACVVDAKHLCVNSRGIRDIESSTVTSEFGGSFKKKEVRREFLDYIKLDTSF
- a CDS encoding outer membrane protein transport protein → MKRILSLIALIATISCVEGQTLQDAYRYSTSELSGTARFTGMSGAFGALGGDISAISLNPASSAVFLSSSATASLSFRNLENNFSYNNGRSASDNSDVDLDNIGGVFVFTTSSDSNWRKISLGLNYSTQNNFEENYVVRGNSTNSIDQYFLNYANGVPLDLLQLQGSENISDLYSFLGENYGFGVQQAFLGYQGFVIEAESDAPENTEYFSLIDEGSFDQRYAYAATGLNGKLTFNAGTQFKDFLYLGLNLNSHFINYENSTEFSEFNNNPESLTTEVYFGNNLSTNGDGFSFQLGGIAKLNENIRVGLTYDSPTWFNIREETSQYLETNSPMDEFVSVAPRIVNIYPEYRLQIPSKISASAAYLFGKQALISFDYGRKDYSNTKFKPENDIDFQDLNNTISNSMKAASTYRVGGEYRLANFSLRAGYRFEESPFVNDTRVGDLTGYSGGIGYSFGSLNLDLAYSNASYEEATPIYNVGLTDPINTNRDLSKVVLSLTFGL
- a CDS encoding T9SS type B sorting domain-containing protein, whose amino-acid sequence is MRIIKILLIFLPGLFFVDSINAQGTRCADIEPFCAGNERLTFPNANFRNSSQTNGELGPDYGCLDDQPYPAWFFLQIENPGDLRFRISQYQNENGTGAALDVDFVVWGPFDREADYCSGTSLNEDKIVDCSYLPDAVEFMSIPNAQANDIYVVVITNFEQVPGFISLEQTNGGQGSTDCSILDLDLGGVISVCDDDEYLLDGTTDEDATYEWFVFNQTTSQYEAIPNENGPTYNVTQSGDYRLIVTDPIEDKSEQDDVTVNFYDSPTIGELDELAVCTDDTEIINLRQAAEDLISPNGDLANYEVFFYESIEDVDEATPIPSPQTYSFELGKTIFAQVRDIVSGCFSPTTSFELITFDFPEYELPENLIFCVDEEHNLISQVSIGEDLGAGYLYKWFDGDELISTSAIVTFNELPLSTEVKLIISHPESGCELEFETNPVQVSRPEILSISISGSDFGEGYTVTATPENIIGEIYAEFEYRLDNGSWQASNIFNQVPPGSHVVVAREINGCGETASESFFLVGYPRFFSPNSDGYNDTWNLITDTFITIKKLYVFDRYGKLIRELNTAQGKGWDGTYNGKPLPADDYWFRVEFVDEKTGDHREYMSNFTLMR
- the cysS gene encoding cysteine--tRNA ligase — protein: MALYQEQSLKLYNSMSGEKEIFTPINEGNVGMYVCGPTVYSNVHLGNCRTFISFDLVFRYLKHLGYKVRYVRNITDAGHLENDADSGEDRIAKKARLEQIEPMEVVQKYTVDFHNILNKFNNFPPSIEPTATGHIVEQIEIIKTILDNGFAYEANGSVYFDVIKFNKEHSYGRLSGRAIEDMIANTRELSAQSDKRNPQDFALWKKAEPQHIMRWPSPWSDGFPGWHLECTVMSTKYLGEEFDIHGGGMDLKFPHHECEIAQGEAATGKSPVNYWLHANMLTLNGKKMAKSTGNFILPEEIFSGNNDVLTKAFSPNVVRFFVLQAHYRSILDFSSDALTGSEKGFNRLMEAYYAIDELPVSENSDFNLKDWKQSCYDAMNDDFNSPILIAKLFDAVKLINGIKDGSISITETDKEEFKTTMNAFMFDILGLVDAAPGNENGEEKLAGTIELLIKLRAEARVNKNFALSDQIRDQLQELGIQLKDGKEGTSFSVK